The DNA region TCCGTCGCCTTGATGGCCCGCCGCCTCTGGAAAGTGTCCCTCACCAACCAGGTCGCCGATCCATACCACGTTCGGCTGCAAGGACAGAGTGTCAGCAGGCGACAAGCCACGCTGCACGCCGTGCGTCACCTCCGAGCACTGGGCGAGCCGGCTGACCTGAACGACATCGTCCGTGGTATGGACGATCCGTCACCCCTTTAAGGCTGTCGTCGCGCTGCCCACTTCCACGAGGTGTGGCGTGGTTGAACGACAACGGGGCCTGGGGGTGGCAGCCGCGGCACAGTGCGAGACCATCGTGCCACTCAGACGTGACCTGCACCAAGGAGACCCATGAGGATGACCACGGCTGATGGCACCGGAGGAACACACGCAGTAGGTGCGTGGAACGCAGGGCGATCTTCGCCAGCTGCGCCATGCATTCGCTGACATCAGGCAAGGAGACCCATGATGCAGGAACAGCAGCTCAGGCAAGAGGAACGGACATTCGCGCTTGGGACGGGCGTGTTGGCGACTGCCCTTGACCGACACGGCCAGTGCTGGCCAGTGCAGTACAGCGTCTTGACCAACGCTGGATCAGGGAACGGCGTCCTGATCGACGCCTCCCTACCAGTGGTCAGCCGCATGCCGCGTCTGCTGGCGCTCGGCGACGTGGTGCACGAGCGAGCCGTTGGTGGGGCAGTGCTCGGCTATTGGCAATTCACCTTCCACAGTTTCACACGGTGTCAGCCCAGTATCCGGGGGGTCGAGTGTGGACGTCCGGACGTGGAGGCAGTGGAACTACGCGTCCCGCTGGTGGCACTCCGAGATCGTGGATAGACCCGCGCCGGCCCGGTTTGGCAGGCGTGGCCCGCTGGCGTCGGGCCAGGTCATCCGTATGATCCTCGTGCCGCCGGATGCTGTCATTGTTTCGAATCTTCGCCTGCCGGTCCGGGAGGGCTACACGCCACTGTATGTCGGACGGCGCATGCCACGGATGGAAGGCAGCGTATTTGGCAATCCCCTGCAGGTGGTCGGCACCACCTGGACGCGCGAGGCCGACGAGTGGACTCGGTTCCTGATGGTGCACGAGCAGCCGGCCATTCGGCACTTGGCGCGGTGTGCGTTGAAGAACCGGGGCTATCAGCAGGGTGAGGCTGCCACACTGTACCTCGAAGTGTTGCGTGAGCAGTGCCGCACAGACACGCCGCAACGTCGCCGCCTGTTGGAACTGTCGGAACGCGTGGTACGGGGCGAGCGGTACGCGCTGCAGTGCTGGTGCCCAGCGGGTTTGCCATGTCACGCCTCGGTCGTGCGCGAGGCACTGATGGGCTACGCGCAACGCTCGATCGATGACTCGGCCGCGCATGACCGGGACTTCTGCGCCGCGCAAGTGGGGTGATGAAGGAAGTGGGCGCAGGGATGGCCCGCACACGGCGGGCCCAGGACGGGCATGCGTTCCATCACCTTTCTGTACGGCTGTTCGGAGATTACCCTCAAGCCAACCGTGCGCGGGTGTCTGCTGCAAGCGCGAACACCCGTGCGTCCTGGCAGTCGCGCCCATGTGCAGCAGCTCGCCCGCGTTCCCCACCGCGTGAACCCCGAACCTGACCAGCAGGAGCTGGTGATCGTACGGGGTGAAGCGCAAGCGGTCAGGCGGGTGCGGCGGTTCCTGGCCGACTTCGGCACCGGGCCGCTGCCCTTCGACGCCAACGTGGCGCTGATCGAGCAGGGGATCGGCTGGTGATGTATTTGGCGAGCACCGGCTCCAGTCTGGACGCGTTAGACGCCGGGCCAGACATCGGTCAGATGACGCAACCGCGCAGCGGCGTCAAAGCGAACATTCGCGAGGGGCGCTGGTGGGGCTGCGATTGCGATGCCTTCGGACCTCGCGGTGTGGAGTTAGAACGCTTCCTCGATCTGCTGGAATCGCTGCGCGATCATTCGGCCACCTGCCTCTTCATCACCGTGCCAGATCATCCGGGGGATGGAATGGCGACGTTTGAGCAGTTCGACGATGACCTGATGGCCTTGATCGGCTTCGGGTTTCCACTGGCGTATGTGCTCCAGGACGGCTGCGAAACGTTGCCCATTCCGGAAGGCGCCAGCGCCGTGTTCCTGGGCGGGACCGATCCCTGGCGAGAACAATGGGCCGCGACGCTGCTGACCCGTGCGAAACGAGCGGGTCTGCACCGACACGTCGGACGGGTCAACAGTGCGCGGCGGTCGCGGGCGCTGGGGCCACTGAATGCCCAGAGTGTCGACGGCACGTATCTCCGGTTTGCCGGGGCGACGAAGCAGACCCTCCGGAAACTGAACGGCTGGATGCAAGGGGCCGTTCCACTGCTCACCCTGGAGTGAGGCACACACGGGGCCTGGGGGTGGCGGAGGGCGCTCAGTGCGAGGCGCCCGCTCCGCTGCTTCAAGAGGATCAGTCGTGGCCCCACGGGGCCAATCGTCATGCATGCCTCACATCACAACGAAATTCGGTCCTGCGGAGTACACCGTGCTGCACGATGGTCGTCTGTATCTGAACTGGCCTGCGGGTGTCACCATTCATGGGGTGTGCTACCGCTCTGCGAGCACGATCCAGGAGCGCCGGTTCAGCGATCAGCGGCTGTCGACGATGAGTACGCTGCAGCGCGAGGGCGGCAAAGCGGTGTCGTCTGCGGCGAGTACCGCGCTGCAGCAGGAAGCGGACCGTCTCCGGCCGTTGCTGGTGACGCCGGAAGCGACAGTGGCCGCGCGGGTGCAGCGCGCCCAGTCGCAGATCAAGCACGCGCAGGACGCGCTGCGCGACGCCGAAGCGCAGGTGGTCGAACGCCAGACGGCCGTGCAGCAGGCCCAGCAGGAACTCCAGGACGCAGAGCAACTGCAAGTGGCTCTTCAGCGGCGGGCCGCGAGTTAAGCTCAAAAGGGGGGTACGAGAACCCTTAGAACATGTTGGAGGCCCCTTCCTGGCCTTTCTGTGAGGAAGGGGATTCTTCGCGTGCTGGACGCACCCGCGAGTGGTGGCCCCCATCAGGGGGCCAGACAACCTGCATGACAACAATGACAAGCGCAGCGATTCGGGCGGTGGGCGGTGCACGCCTGTGTGGGGGCGGGCGCAAAGCAGGCGAACTGTACCTGGAGTGCGGTGTGTCCGCCAGTGGCCCGGGCATTGAAGCAATGCTGCAAGACCCCCCTTACAGATCGATCAGGAGGCCTTCAGCATCTCCCCCCTCGGCGTGACGACGTTCCTGGATCAAGCTGGCGTCACGCATGTACTGGACTGGGTGGGCGAAGGCCACTACCCCGAGATTGCGGACTTCATCGAAGAGGCGCGCCTGAAGGGGGTGAGCCGCAAGATCAGTCACACCGCGCCGATCAGCGGCCTGACGAAGGACAGCCGCTTGTTTCTGGTGCATCCCCGGGCGGCGATTCGGAACGCCGATCAGTTG from Deinococcus ruber includes:
- a CDS encoding DUF4326 domain-containing protein, translated to MILVPPDAVIVSNLRLPVREGYTPLYVGRRMPRMEGSVFGNPLQVVGTTWTREADEWTRFLMVHEQPAIRHLARCALKNRGYQQGEAATLYLEVLREQCRTDTPQRRRLLELSERVVRGERYALQCWCPAGLPCHASVVREALMGYAQRSIDDSAAHDRDFCAAQVG